Proteins from a single region of Sesamum indicum cultivar Zhongzhi No. 13 linkage group LG5, S_indicum_v1.0, whole genome shotgun sequence:
- the LOC105162591 gene encoding uncharacterized protein LOC105162591, whose translation MAVGWSMTLWVARFIWMALSGWVVSCLTVADEIAGSLRTGDIGAFHVG comes from the coding sequence ATGGCTGTGGGGTGGAGTATGACGCTTTGGGTGGCAAGGTTCATATGGATGGCGTTGAGTGGTTGGGTGGTTTCTTGTCTGACTGTGGCTGATGAAATTGCAGGCTCCTTGCGGACAGGAGATATCGGTGCATTCCATGTCGGTTGA